One window of Treponema denticola genomic DNA carries:
- a CDS encoding type II toxin-antitoxin system RelE/ParE family toxin, with translation MWKVNAKEEYEEWYKFLDKDSMSELYYLTELLKLNGPELSRPYADIIHGSKKIKNLKELRGRTSESVLRVSFFFDKERKAILLIGGDKKGVNEKKFYKDLKSNQKKLLKNMDIFRRR, from the coding sequence ATGTGGAAAGTCAATGCAAAAGAAGAATACGAAGAATGGTATAAATTTTTGGACAAGGATAGTATGTCGGAATTGTACTATTTGACAGAACTTTTGAAATTAAATGGTCCTGAATTAAGCCGTCCATATGCAGATATTATCCACGGTTCAAAGAAGATAAAAAATTTAAAAGAATTAAGAGGCCGAACTTCTGAAAGCGTTTTGAGAGTTTCGTTTTTCTTTGATAAGGAAAGAAAAGCAATTTTGCTTATAGGTGGGGATAAAAAAGGTGTAAATGAAAAGAAATTTTATAAAGATTTAAAAAGCAATCAGAAGAAATTGCTGAAAAACATGGATATATTTAGGAGGAGGTAA
- a CDS encoding peptide ABC transporter substrate-binding protein, translated as MKGRKLFWLAALVLLFFACNGNKKISEPKTVTASLGAEPSILDAAKASDRYSFIILDYINENLTDILTEDDGEIKVLPALAESWTHNADYTEWTFKLREAYWSDGLKIRAEDFVYSIRRIINAESASPMAMYYDYIKNAQDILKGKLDYSEIGIKALDEKTLQIVTENPIKNLHEFAAKIPPQREDIIKEFGLSYGSEAEKIICSGAFKVKTWVHNSKIELVKNEKFWNAENVKIDALTFKIINEENAALGELLNGSIDIANAYSISWINKLKKENRFAEINGVDSRVQYIFMNQKDKLFSNKKIRQALSASLDRKEICTDLFDDIYKPAYGFVSIATELEGKNYRNLAGEPIQELIKKVPDPKAHFIEGLKELRLGDDPSKITISIMFPSNESSKFNEYLQNRLSNVLGVNVELDKIEGTVFKKRNKSLDYQVGFKSWGGGIDTPARYLDLFLPGNKIVPIGWENNEYTDLVLRAKKSSDFNEKLELFKKAEMILLAEESCIAPYANQTYNIFMQTKLKGVKQFYPGTYNLKYAFISD; from the coding sequence ATGAAAGGTAGAAAATTATTTTGGTTGGCAGCGCTGGTGCTGCTTTTTTTTGCCTGCAACGGCAATAAGAAAATTAGTGAGCCTAAAACAGTTACGGCCTCATTGGGTGCGGAACCGAGTATTTTGGATGCCGCAAAGGCTTCGGATAGATACTCTTTTATAATATTGGACTATATCAACGAAAATTTGACCGATATTTTAACTGAGGATGATGGGGAGATAAAAGTTCTTCCGGCTCTTGCCGAGTCTTGGACTCATAATGCCGATTATACGGAGTGGACTTTTAAATTGCGTGAAGCCTATTGGTCTGACGGTCTAAAGATAAGAGCTGAAGACTTTGTTTACAGTATTCGCCGTATCATCAATGCCGAATCGGCCTCACCTATGGCAATGTATTATGACTATATCAAAAATGCTCAAGATATTTTAAAGGGCAAACTGGATTATTCTGAAATAGGAATCAAGGCTCTCGATGAAAAAACTCTTCAAATCGTAACCGAAAATCCCATAAAAAATCTTCATGAATTTGCCGCAAAAATTCCTCCGCAAAGGGAAGATATTATAAAAGAATTCGGGCTATCCTACGGCAGTGAGGCCGAAAAAATAATTTGCAGCGGGGCTTTTAAAGTAAAAACTTGGGTACATAATAGCAAGATTGAGCTTGTTAAAAACGAAAAATTTTGGAATGCTGAAAATGTAAAAATAGATGCTCTTACATTTAAAATAATAAATGAAGAAAATGCCGCCCTCGGTGAGCTTTTAAACGGCAGCATCGATATTGCAAATGCTTATTCTATCAGCTGGATAAATAAGCTGAAAAAAGAAAACCGTTTTGCAGAAATAAATGGAGTTGACAGCCGCGTTCAATATATCTTTATGAATCAAAAAGACAAGTTGTTTTCAAACAAAAAAATTCGACAAGCTCTTTCGGCAAGTCTTGACCGCAAAGAAATTTGCACCGACCTGTTTGACGATATTTATAAACCGGCCTACGGTTTTGTTTCGATTGCTACCGAGCTTGAAGGTAAAAATTACCGCAACCTTGCGGGAGAGCCGATTCAAGAATTGATAAAAAAAGTTCCTGATCCTAAGGCTCATTTTATTGAGGGCTTAAAGGAATTGAGGCTTGGAGATGACCCTTCAAAGATAACAATTTCGATAATGTTCCCTTCAAATGAAAGCTCTAAATTTAATGAATATTTACAAAACAGGCTTTCAAATGTTCTGGGGGTAAATGTAGAACTTGATAAAATCGAGGGAACAGTCTTTAAAAAACGGAATAAGAGCTTGGACTATCAAGTAGGTTTTAAATCATGGGGCGGCGGTATTGATACACCCGCCAGATATTTGGATCTGTTTTTACCCGGAAATAAAATTGTTCCGATAGGCTGGGAAAATAATGAGTACACCGATTTGGTTCTGCGGGCAAAAAAAAGCTCCGATTTTAACGAAAAGCTGGAACTTTTTAAAAAAGCGGAAATGATTTTATTGGCAGAAGAATCTTGTATTGCTCCTTATGCTAACCAAACCTATAATATCTTTATGCAAACAAAATTAAAAGGAGTTAAACAGTTTTATCCGGGAACCTATAACTTAAAGTATGCTTTTATATCGGATTGA
- a CDS encoding peptidoglycan DD-metalloendopeptidase family protein, with amino-acid sequence MDIITYADAVHHNNRLYYSNRYGKPNTVKKSRLSSRDESLIVFGLLAMLTAGFLFFYFPILKLNWGLSSIRSISFWEEPSAINAMRQYTMPSSEIAKGEGIPHSEAVEVTPFSLADVPDFITAVDFEEYMVAKGDTVSGIIQKFGLKNMGTLLSVNGISSAKKLKIGQKLVIPSIDGLIYTAVKGDSLSSIAGKFNLPINAILDANDLENQTVSIGQKLFIPGATMSSFELKKALGELFIYPVIGRLTSPFGYRRDPFTGRKSFHTGIDIASPTGTPIKLTLDGMVSYTGYSAVYGNYVIVTHSGGYQSMYGHMHTIKVRRGQVLNQGGIIGTVGNTGRSTGPHVHFSIYKNGKLINPLTVLK; translated from the coding sequence ATGGATATTATAACTTATGCTGATGCGGTGCATCATAATAATAGATTGTATTATAGCAATAGATATGGAAAGCCGAATACTGTAAAAAAAAGCAGACTTAGCTCTAGAGATGAATCGCTGATTGTTTTCGGGCTCTTAGCCATGCTCACTGCAGGATTCCTATTTTTTTATTTTCCGATTTTAAAGCTTAATTGGGGGCTTTCATCAATAAGGTCTATATCATTTTGGGAAGAGCCTTCTGCGATAAATGCAATGCGTCAATATACCATGCCTTCTTCCGAGATTGCAAAGGGAGAGGGCATCCCTCATTCGGAAGCTGTAGAAGTAACCCCTTTTTCCCTTGCAGATGTACCTGATTTTATTACTGCAGTCGATTTTGAAGAGTACATGGTTGCAAAAGGGGATACGGTAAGCGGTATTATTCAAAAATTCGGTCTTAAAAATATGGGAACATTGCTTTCCGTAAACGGAATAAGCAGTGCAAAAAAGTTGAAGATTGGCCAAAAGTTGGTTATCCCTTCGATTGATGGGCTTATTTATACGGCTGTAAAGGGCGATTCCTTGAGTTCTATTGCCGGTAAATTTAATCTGCCCATCAATGCAATCTTGGATGCAAATGATCTTGAAAATCAGACGGTAAGTATAGGGCAAAAACTTTTTATTCCGGGGGCAACGATGAGCTCCTTTGAGCTTAAAAAGGCTTTGGGTGAGCTTTTTATTTATCCTGTGATTGGACGGCTTACCTCCCCATTCGGCTACAGAAGAGATCCCTTTACCGGAAGAAAGAGTTTTCACACGGGTATAGATATTGCATCCCCTACGGGAACACCTATTAAACTAACTCTTGACGGAATGGTATCTTATACAGGCTATTCTGCCGTTTATGGAAATTATGTCATTGTAACTCATTCCGGCGGCTACCAGTCAATGTATGGACACATGCATACGATAAAGGTAAGACGTGGTCAAGTTTTAAATCAGGGCGGTATTATCGGAACTGTAGGAAATACCGGCCGTTCTACAGGTCCTCATGTTCACTTTTCCATATATAAGAATGGGAAACTTATTAATCCCTTAACAGTGTTAAAATAA
- a CDS encoding glutaredoxin domain-containing protein — protein MKKQLFLFGSKLCPDCGPAKEYLERKGVKFRYFDITEDLGYLKFLLKYRDERAEFDRLKKEGKIGIPCLMVGDGEEFVFDIEGADLSKWS, from the coding sequence ATGAAAAAACAATTATTTTTATTCGGTAGTAAATTATGCCCCGATTGCGGGCCTGCAAAGGAATATTTAGAAAGAAAAGGAGTAAAATTCCGCTATTTTGACATTACTGAAGATTTAGGCTATCTAAAATTTTTGTTGAAATATCGGGATGAGAGAGCTGAATTTGATCGGCTCAAAAAGGAGGGGAAGATCGGCATCCCATGCTTGATGGTTGGAGACGGCGAAGAGTTTGTATTCGACATTGAAGGAGCAGACCTATCAAAATGGTCTTAA
- the hflX gene encoding GTPase HflX codes for MYRTDNEIKKALLIFTDIFSGQASNSYISRSSLQEKSAEALKEIEENELKSLVETIFLKPLSSLRFRIAKENPATLVGSGQLEKIAQAIEEEGADLVVFNSAVSPRIQRNLEAALNTCVIDRSEVIIQIFADRAQTREAVLQAELARLEYSMPRLTRRWTSLAQQRGGAKGTRGASRGAGEKKLELDRRRLKTEIAKLKKEVERVRLQRSEQRKTRLNGDKKIGAIVGYTNAGKSSLLKKLSGAEVFTEDKLFATLDAETRKVFLQTGEKNIQILLTDTVGFVSNLPHQLIDAFRSTLEEAALADFLIIVCDAAHPAMPECLEVTKKVLDELSCSGKPSIIAINKMDEVFDEAQLLSLKERYPEAVEISVKTGQGLEGLKKKIANIIIFDK; via the coding sequence ATGTATAGAACCGATAACGAAATAAAAAAGGCCTTACTTATTTTTACCGATATATTTTCAGGACAGGCCTCAAACTCTTATATAAGCCGCTCCTCCTTACAGGAAAAAAGTGCGGAAGCCCTAAAAGAAATAGAAGAAAATGAGCTGAAAAGTCTTGTTGAAACTATCTTTTTAAAGCCCCTATCCTCCCTCCGATTTAGAATAGCAAAAGAAAACCCTGCAACTCTTGTAGGTTCGGGGCAGCTTGAAAAAATTGCTCAAGCTATCGAAGAAGAAGGAGCCGACCTTGTTGTCTTTAACAGTGCTGTAAGCCCCCGCATTCAGCGAAACCTTGAAGCAGCCCTTAACACCTGCGTTATAGACCGCTCCGAGGTTATTATCCAAATATTTGCGGACAGGGCGCAAACAAGGGAGGCGGTTTTGCAGGCTGAACTCGCCCGTTTAGAATATTCTATGCCCCGCCTTACCAGAAGATGGACGAGCCTTGCCCAACAAAGAGGCGGGGCAAAGGGAACAAGGGGAGCTTCCAGAGGTGCGGGCGAAAAAAAGCTGGAACTTGACAGAAGGCGCTTAAAAACCGAAATTGCCAAGCTCAAAAAAGAAGTCGAGCGGGTAAGACTTCAACGGAGTGAACAGCGTAAAACCCGCTTAAACGGGGATAAAAAAATAGGAGCCATCGTAGGCTACACAAATGCCGGAAAATCTTCCCTTTTAAAAAAACTTTCGGGAGCTGAAGTATTTACCGAAGATAAGCTTTTTGCCACCCTTGATGCCGAAACCAGAAAAGTTTTTTTACAAACCGGCGAAAAAAATATTCAAATTTTATTGACTGACACCGTAGGCTTTGTAAGTAATCTGCCTCATCAGCTGATTGATGCCTTCCGCTCAACCTTGGAAGAAGCCGCCCTTGCAGATTTTTTAATCATAGTATGCGATGCAGCCCATCCTGCAATGCCTGAATGTCTTGAAGTAACAAAAAAGGTCTTAGACGAGCTTTCTTGCAGTGGTAAGCCCTCTATAATTGCAATAAACAAAATGGATGAAGTTTTTGATGAAGCTCAATTACTAAGCTTAAAAGAGCGTTATCCCGAAGCCGTCGAAATTTCGGTTAAGACGGGACAGGGTCTTGAAGGTTTAAAGAAAAAAATAGCCAATATAATTATTTTTGATAAATAA
- a CDS encoding PIN domain-containing protein — MKLMQHEEENRVPLYAVIDTNVLVSAFLKENSIPRFVINYMYAGKIIPIYNEVETFVVTPRQILDLLEKPI; from the coding sequence ATGAAATTGATGCAGCACGAAGAGGAAAATAGAGTGCCGCTGTACGCCGTAATTGATACAAATGTTCTTGTTTCTGCATTTTTAAAAGAAAATTCTATTCCTCGTTTTGTGATTAACTATATGTATGCAGGCAAAATCATCCCAATTTATAATGAGGTGGAAACCTTTGTTGTAACACCGCGTCAAATTTTAGATTTACTTGAGAAACCAATTTAG
- a CDS encoding type II toxin-antitoxin system RelB/DinJ family antitoxin — MASTLVQIRVDEKLKDDVTAVYEQLGLDLSTAVRIFFKRSVAENGIPFNMKLENTKQTLIKKEIPPDILSAMQSMSKSAEIYGVSEMSIEEINNEIDAARRGK; from the coding sequence ATGGCAAGTACATTAGTTCAAATTAGGGTTGATGAGAAACTGAAAGACGATGTGACTGCTGTTTATGAGCAGTTAGGATTAGACTTATCCACAGCCGTACGTATATTTTTTAAGCGTAGTGTTGCTGAAAATGGGATTCCTTTTAATATGAAACTGGAAAATACCAAACAAACTTTAATAAAAAAAGAAATCCCTCCGGACATTCTTTCAGCAATGCAATCTATGTCTAAAAGTGCAGAAATTTATGGAGTTTCCGAAATGAGCATTGAGGAAATTAATAATGAAATTGATGCAGCACGAAGAGGAAAATAG
- a CDS encoding GNAT family N-acetyltransferase, whose translation MIKIIKIENKDEKAKIVEEVLTDLPEWFGLPESTKEYINDSKELDLWAAKENDEIIGFITLTESSPDCADVHCMGVKKIYHNKGIGTLLFNELKKFASTKYDYIQVKTVDEGHYKEYDQTIAFYKKQGFKKLEVFPTLWDEWNPCLIMIQKL comes from the coding sequence ATGATAAAAATTATAAAAATAGAAAACAAAGACGAAAAAGCAAAAATTGTCGAAGAAGTTTTGACGGATTTACCGGAATGGTTCGGCTTGCCTGAAAGCACAAAAGAATATATCAATGATTCAAAAGAATTGGATTTATGGGCAGCAAAAGAAAATGATGAAATTATCGGGTTTATAACATTAACCGAATCAAGCCCTGATTGTGCTGATGTGCATTGCATGGGAGTAAAAAAAATATATCACAATAAGGGAATCGGCACATTATTATTTAATGAGCTGAAAAAATTTGCTTCAACTAAATATGATTATATACAGGTAAAAACGGTAGATGAAGGTCATTATAAAGAATATGACCAAACAATAGCCTTTTATAAAAAACAAGGATTTAAAAAATTAGAAGTTTTTCCTACACTTTGGGATGAGTGGAATCCTTGTCTGATAATGATCCAAAAATTATAA
- a CDS encoding M3 family oligoendopeptidase, protein MSNTSTVKTLPLVPFKEMPYTRPDMKAIEKGFADALSKFKAAASVKEQIEAIDMVQAINREYSTMSSLASVRHTIDTRDEFYDKENDFYDEAGPLFSKLSNEFGAEMVKSKFRAELEKEFGHQVFDLTDLSLKVFSPEIMDDLMAENKLTSKYSKLIASAQIEFQGEKRTLSQLSPFMQNMDREVRKAAAKAFYGFFEENEAEFDSIYDELVKVRTKIAKKLGYKNFVQLAYDRLGRTEYNAEMVAKYRKQIYELVVPIAQSLKKRQSKRLKLDKVYYYDTGLKYLTGNAVPQGEPDWIVEQAKKMYNELSPETSEFFKMMTDYGLMDLLSTKGKAGGGYCTGFPLYKVPFIFANFNKTQHDVEVMTHEAGHAFQAYQSRNARLLEYGWPTLEACEIHSMSMEFFTWPWMELFFKHQTEKFKFTHLSGAFEFLPYGATVDEFQHWVYENPEASPAERKAEWHKIELKYNPSIDYADNGYLNRGGLWVKQGHIFASPFYYIDYTLAQVCALQFWVKANADRKTAWEDYLRLCKAGGSLPFLELLKLANLKNPFEEGCIASVTPECEKWLNSIDDLKL, encoded by the coding sequence ATGTCAAACACATCTACAGTAAAAACACTTCCTCTGGTTCCGTTTAAGGAAATGCCTTATACGAGACCGGATATGAAGGCTATTGAAAAGGGCTTTGCCGATGCCCTATCTAAATTTAAGGCAGCCGCTTCGGTAAAAGAACAAATCGAAGCTATCGATATGGTGCAGGCTATAAACCGCGAGTACAGCACCATGTCTTCTTTGGCCTCGGTCAGGCACACCATCGACACAAGGGATGAATTCTACGATAAAGAGAACGACTTTTATGATGAAGCAGGGCCTCTTTTTAGTAAGCTTTCAAACGAATTCGGTGCAGAAATGGTCAAGTCCAAATTCAGAGCCGAGCTCGAAAAGGAATTCGGGCATCAGGTCTTTGATTTAACCGATCTATCCTTAAAGGTGTTCAGTCCCGAAATTATGGATGACCTCATGGCCGAAAACAAACTGACCAGCAAATACAGTAAGCTCATAGCTTCTGCCCAAATCGAATTCCAAGGCGAAAAGCGCACCCTTTCCCAATTAAGTCCCTTTATGCAGAACATGGACAGGGAGGTAAGAAAGGCGGCAGCAAAGGCCTTCTACGGTTTCTTTGAAGAAAATGAAGCCGAATTCGATTCTATCTATGATGAACTTGTAAAGGTTCGTACAAAGATAGCCAAAAAGTTGGGCTACAAAAACTTTGTTCAGCTTGCTTATGACCGCCTTGGCAGAACCGAGTACAATGCCGAAATGGTTGCAAAATACCGCAAGCAGATTTACGAGCTTGTTGTTCCCATTGCCCAAAGTTTAAAAAAACGCCAAAGCAAGAGGTTAAAGCTCGATAAGGTTTATTATTATGACACCGGGCTTAAATACCTTACGGGAAATGCCGTTCCTCAAGGCGAGCCTGATTGGATTGTAGAACAGGCAAAGAAGATGTACAATGAGCTTTCGCCCGAAACAAGCGAATTCTTTAAGATGATGACCGATTACGGACTCATGGACTTACTTTCAACCAAAGGAAAGGCAGGCGGCGGTTATTGTACGGGCTTCCCCTTGTACAAGGTTCCCTTTATCTTTGCAAACTTTAACAAAACCCAGCACGATGTCGAGGTTATGACCCACGAAGCGGGCCATGCCTTCCAAGCTTATCAGAGCAGAAATGCACGACTTCTCGAATACGGATGGCCGACGCTTGAAGCTTGCGAAATTCACTCTATGAGTATGGAGTTTTTTACATGGCCATGGATGGAGCTGTTTTTTAAACACCAAACCGAAAAATTTAAGTTTACCCATCTTTCAGGAGCCTTTGAATTCCTCCCATACGGAGCGACAGTCGATGAGTTCCAGCATTGGGTATATGAAAACCCCGAAGCAAGCCCTGCCGAAAGAAAGGCCGAATGGCATAAAATCGAATTAAAGTATAATCCTTCAATTGATTATGCCGATAACGGCTACCTGAACCGAGGCGGCCTTTGGGTAAAGCAGGGACACATCTTTGCTTCTCCTTTCTATTATATAGATTACACCCTGGCCCAAGTTTGTGCCTTACAGTTCTGGGTAAAAGCCAATGCCGACCGCAAAACGGCTTGGGAGGATTATTTACGCCTTTGCAAGGCCGGCGGAAGCCTTCCCTTCTTGGAGCTTTTAAAACTTGCAAACCTAAAAAATCCCTTTGAAGAAGGCTGCATCGCTTCGGTTACCCCCGAATGTGAAAAATGGCTTAATTCGATAGACGATTTAAAACTGTAA
- a CDS encoding leucine-rich repeat domain-containing protein, protein MLLIALIFTACPQRAKPKAEEPPPGPQKVTFSVEGTPANGELKAMAGSTEITSGSKVPYGTTVTFTATVTAAEHYADEWTIKGGSFKTGGKDGDTTATVQITGETEVKVNFSRYKSVAFGTDGATLAAYLNSGTPAGDGNYYIKVTGLKAEHLKGEATHSPYRPSPLGKVLNDNPAKKVALKFGKLPAVTNMEACFRDCQSLTQAPVLPAGVTNMKSCFYNCEGLTQAPEIPESVTNMNSCFNGCKNLIQVPAFPANAKVTNMNGCFVECENLTQVPSLPASVTDITHCFIKCRNLTQAPEIPASVTQMTSCFKECVKLTKAPSTIPKGVTNLHSCFDNCRKLTNAPVIPKSVTVMKYCFKFCRELTEVTLECNYGGSNNFKEAFFFCDKLTAGTIKVPAGQLSAYQAGADDMGTTADRFVAAP, encoded by the coding sequence ATGCTGCTCATCGCACTTATATTTACAGCCTGCCCGCAAAGGGCAAAACCTAAAGCGGAGGAACCGCCTCCGGGACCGCAAAAGGTAACCTTTAGCGTAGAAGGCACACCTGCAAACGGCGAGCTTAAAGCAATGGCCGGCAGTACCGAAATTACTTCGGGCAGCAAGGTTCCGTACGGCACAACCGTAACCTTTACGGCAACGGTAACGGCTGCCGAGCATTACGCCGATGAATGGACTATTAAAGGCGGTTCGTTTAAAACAGGAGGCAAGGACGGCGATACTACCGCAACGGTACAAATTACCGGCGAAACGGAGGTAAAGGTAAACTTTAGCCGGTATAAAAGCGTTGCGTTCGGCACAGACGGCGCAACCTTGGCTGCTTATCTAAACAGCGGTACACCGGCAGGCGACGGCAACTATTACATCAAAGTAACCGGTCTTAAGGCGGAACACTTAAAAGGAGAGGCTACCCACTCGCCCTATCGCCCGAGCCCGCTCGGAAAAGTCCTAAACGATAACCCGGCTAAAAAAGTTGCGCTTAAGTTCGGCAAACTGCCCGCCGTTACAAATATGGAAGCCTGCTTTAGAGACTGCCAAAGCTTAACCCAAGCGCCTGTGCTTCCTGCAGGCGTTACAAATATGAAAAGCTGCTTTTACAACTGCGAAGGCTTAACCCAAGCGCCTGAAATACCCGAAAGCGTTACAAATATGAATAGCTGCTTTAACGGCTGCAAAAACCTTATACAGGTTCCCGCTTTTCCTGCAAACGCAAAGGTTACAAATATGAATGGCTGCTTTGTCGAGTGCGAAAACCTTACACAAGTTCCCTCTCTTCCTGCTTCCGTTACGGATATAACCCACTGTTTTATAAAGTGCAGAAACCTTACACAGGCGCCCGAAATTCCTGCTTCCGTTACGCAGATGACAAGCTGCTTTAAAGAATGCGTAAAGCTTACAAAAGCTCCTTCTACAATACCTAAAGGCGTTACCAATCTGCACTCTTGCTTTGACAACTGCAGAAAGCTTACAAATGCTCCCGTCATTCCTAAAAGCGTTACAGTTATGAAATACTGCTTTAAATTTTGCAGAGAGCTTACAGAGGTTACGCTAGAATGTAATTACGGCGGCAGTAACAACTTTAAGGAGGCTTTCTTTTTCTGCGATAAGCTGACCGCAGGCACCATAAAGGTTCCGGCGGGGCAGCTTTCGGCATATCAAGCCGGCGCCGATGATATGGGCACCACGGCAGACAGGTTTGTTGCCGCACCATAA
- a CDS encoding IS3 family transposase has protein sequence MWSIVKMCSTLKVSETGFYKWKRNRNKIKSWQLLLVEIHKILSEDPENDNYGIERIRLALEQRGIKVSRSTVIRAMRKGNLLHKSRRSPDGLTKADRKAQRPENLLKGDFSSDAPNKKWLTDITQVPCKDGKLYIAPIMDCFAGEIITVAMDDNMKKELCIRALKEAYELRKPDDGLIHHSDAGSQYTSEAYKSELARRHAIQSMSGVGKCYDNARMESFFATLKKEKLYRIDTTKLKREEVKKIVWRFIVYYNRRRITTMNLQGYPPMIYRELFEAGLLKPAA, from the coding sequence ATGTGGTCAATTGTGAAGATGTGCAGTACCCTAAAGGTGAGCGAGACGGGCTTTTACAAGTGGAAACGGAACCGTAACAAAATAAAAAGCTGGCAACTTCTTCTGGTCGAAATACACAAGATTCTTTCAGAGGATCCTGAAAACGATAACTACGGGATAGAAAGGATACGATTGGCACTTGAGCAGCGAGGTATAAAAGTTTCTCGCTCGACTGTAATAAGAGCGATGAGGAAGGGAAACCTGCTGCATAAGAGCAGAAGAAGTCCCGATGGGCTTACCAAAGCCGACAGAAAGGCGCAACGGCCTGAAAATCTTCTGAAAGGAGACTTTAGTTCAGATGCGCCTAACAAGAAATGGCTGACCGACATAACGCAGGTTCCGTGCAAAGACGGAAAACTGTATATTGCACCGATAATGGACTGCTTTGCAGGAGAGATAATCACAGTTGCAATGGACGATAACATGAAAAAAGAGCTTTGTATAAGAGCTCTAAAGGAGGCATACGAATTAAGAAAGCCGGATGATGGGCTCATACATCACAGTGACGCAGGCTCTCAATACACGAGCGAGGCATATAAAAGCGAATTGGCTCGCCGTCATGCAATTCAAAGCATGAGCGGTGTGGGAAAGTGTTATGATAATGCGAGGATGGAATCCTTTTTTGCGACGCTGAAGAAGGAGAAACTATACCGCATAGATACAACAAAATTAAAAAGGGAAGAAGTAAAGAAAATCGTCTGGAGGTTTATTGTCTACTACAACCGACGAAGGATTACCACAATGAATCTGCAAGGTTATCCTCCTATGATTTATCGGGAACTGTTTGAAGCCGGCTTATTAAAACCGGCAGCTTAA
- a CDS encoding transposase — translation MVKYSKEFKEQALLLSEEIGVKKAAEQLGISYHTIADWRKVRSRKAKEERIASDKSPLNERELEMQREIQELKKANEILKDALGFFVVDRKK, via the coding sequence ATGGTCAAGTACAGTAAAGAATTTAAAGAACAGGCACTGCTATTGTCGGAAGAGATAGGAGTGAAAAAGGCAGCCGAGCAGCTGGGAATCAGTTATCACACGATTGCAGACTGGAGAAAAGTGAGAAGCCGAAAGGCGAAGGAAGAAAGAATCGCATCGGACAAAAGTCCGTTGAACGAGCGGGAACTTGAGATGCAGCGGGAAATACAGGAGCTGAAAAAAGCGAATGAAATCCTCAAGGACGCTCTCGGTTTTTTCGTCGTAGACCGGAAGAAGTAA
- a CDS encoding DNA-binding domain-containing protein: MLKYSLRENLLTPAPDDYMAQAADVRSYTLDEIIDLMMEKGTTLTRADVAATLQVYGEVVSAIIKDGSAVNTPLMNTSMSISGVFDGANDSFDKKRHTVNLNITAGTLLRDAASKVKCEKTEGASTDPYITEVTDVVSGKVNEILTKGGVVQLVGSRLKFDAKDAAQGIFFVPETGEAVRATVIAENKPARLMAIIPAGLKAGTYYIEVRTKIDMGGKKLKTLKTGRFAKPLTVTA; this comes from the coding sequence ATGCTTAAATATTCTTTACGCGAAAACTTACTGACGCCTGCACCCGATGACTACATGGCGCAGGCAGCTGATGTGCGCTCGTACACTCTTGACGAGATTATCGACCTGATGATGGAAAAAGGTACCACGCTCACGCGTGCGGATGTGGCGGCAACCTTGCAAGTCTACGGAGAGGTAGTAAGTGCCATTATCAAAGACGGCTCGGCCGTTAACACACCGCTTATGAACACCTCGATGAGCATATCCGGCGTATTTGACGGAGCAAACGACAGCTTCGATAAAAAGCGGCACACGGTAAACTTGAACATAACCGCCGGCACGCTCCTTCGCGATGCTGCTTCAAAAGTCAAATGCGAAAAAACCGAAGGAGCCAGCACCGACCCGTATATCACGGAAGTTACCGACGTCGTATCGGGCAAGGTAAACGAAATACTTACCAAAGGCGGGGTCGTCCAGCTGGTAGGAAGCCGCCTTAAATTCGATGCAAAAGACGCGGCTCAAGGCATCTTCTTTGTACCCGAAACGGGAGAAGCGGTGAGGGCAACAGTAATAGCCGAAAACAAACCCGCCCGCCTCATGGCCATCATCCCCGCGGGCCTTAAAGCCGGCACCTACTACATAGAGGTAAGGACGAAAATAGATATGGGCGGTAAAAAACTGAAAACGCTCAAAACCGGACGGTTTGCCAAACCGCTTACCGTTACCGCATAA